From Pseudoalteromonas sp. R3, one genomic window encodes:
- a CDS encoding DUF5610 domain-containing protein → MKIGQLNQLLNPAMQHNAGKAKSLIPNMSINTDSYHGNKSQAAAKILDDKLAQALGIEKKEEKDKPLFDFEEIVKNVLGFVQGAVKKAKAAGEDDDTLKSMLDQARKGVQMGIDEASEDLKGTGLFNDEIEEGIEKSREGIFKGLDEFEKELFDPKPQQVSVSAAQFASLSNQAEYAFTTAEGDEVVISFSDAMSQSKAASYARNGDGEGFAYGEQSSHELNFSISVNGDLNEDEQAAINDMMKDIRDVSDTFFAGDYDDAFAKVQELGINSEQIVNFTMDLRQTKTSAAIAQYQQSNPMKDLEKALQPLDQRLEGIHDEAKGLGIEAQLPDIMAWINEGQARLNEFLDYAQGFFSALESRQADKQDQQV, encoded by the coding sequence ATGAAAATCGGACAGTTGAATCAGCTGTTGAATCCGGCGATGCAGCATAATGCGGGTAAAGCCAAATCGCTTATCCCTAATATGTCAATTAATACGGATAGTTACCACGGAAACAAATCTCAGGCAGCAGCCAAGATCCTTGATGATAAACTCGCACAAGCACTGGGCATTGAGAAAAAAGAAGAAAAAGACAAGCCCCTGTTTGATTTTGAAGAAATTGTCAAAAATGTGCTGGGGTTTGTCCAGGGGGCAGTGAAAAAAGCCAAAGCAGCCGGAGAAGACGACGACACACTCAAAAGTATGCTTGATCAAGCACGTAAGGGCGTGCAGATGGGAATTGATGAAGCGTCTGAAGATTTAAAAGGCACAGGCCTGTTTAATGATGAAATCGAGGAAGGGATAGAAAAGTCCCGCGAAGGGATTTTTAAAGGGTTAGATGAGTTTGAAAAAGAGCTGTTTGATCCTAAACCACAGCAGGTATCTGTGAGTGCTGCACAGTTTGCCAGTTTATCTAATCAAGCCGAGTATGCCTTTACTACTGCTGAAGGGGATGAGGTGGTGATTTCGTTCAGTGATGCGATGAGTCAGTCGAAAGCGGCAAGCTATGCACGTAATGGCGATGGCGAAGGGTTTGCGTATGGTGAGCAAAGCAGTCATGAGCTTAATTTTTCCATCAGTGTGAATGGCGACCTCAACGAAGATGAGCAGGCCGCGATTAATGACATGATGAAAGACATCCGCGATGTCAGCGATACCTTTTTCGCCGGTGACTATGATGATGCGTTTGCCAAAGTGCAGGAACTGGGAATTAACAGTGAGCAAATCGTCAATTTCACTATGGATCTGCGCCAGACCAAAACTTCTGCTGCGATTGCCCAGTATCAACAGAGTAATCCAATGAAAGATTTGGAAAAAGCACTGCAGCCGCTGGATCAACGTCTTGAAGGGATCCATGATGAAGCGAAAGGACTGGGCATAGAAGCTCAGTTGCCGGATATCATGGCCTGGATAAACGAAGGTCAGGCACGTCTGAATGAGTTTCTTGATTATGCTCAAGGGTTCTTTAGTGCATTAGAATCCCGTCAGGCGGATAAGCAAGATCAACAAGTTTAG
- a CDS encoding thiol:disulfide interchange protein DsbA/DsbL, whose amino-acid sequence MLKSIKVALIALCMPVLAMAADFTDGKHYQTLTTTKSESAKVTEFFSFYCPHCFQFEPVAKALEKSLPAGAVFEKSHVNFLGGLSPEVQSYLSYAYIIAKHHGKAQQVSDQIFNTIHVQQVQLKDLKDIKKLLEANGISGEQFDAAMASMPVISAEKAMVEKQETFSKAGALTGVPTFVVNDKYKINLRELSSQAELDELVKHLLEK is encoded by the coding sequence ATGTTAAAATCGATTAAGGTTGCGCTAATTGCGTTGTGTATGCCTGTGCTGGCAATGGCTGCCGACTTCACGGATGGCAAACACTACCAGACATTAACAACGACAAAGAGTGAGTCGGCCAAGGTCACAGAATTCTTTTCCTTTTACTGTCCGCACTGCTTTCAGTTTGAACCGGTAGCTAAAGCACTAGAAAAAAGCCTGCCAGCGGGTGCTGTATTCGAAAAAAGCCACGTTAATTTCTTGGGTGGGCTGTCGCCTGAAGTGCAAAGTTACCTGAGCTATGCCTACATCATTGCTAAACACCATGGTAAAGCACAGCAGGTGAGCGATCAGATCTTCAATACCATTCACGTGCAGCAGGTACAGCTTAAAGACCTAAAAGACATCAAAAAGCTGCTGGAAGCCAATGGTATCAGTGGCGAGCAGTTTGATGCAGCTATGGCCAGTATGCCAGTTATTAGCGCGGAAAAAGCCATGGTTGAAAAGCAAGAGACGTTCAGCAAAGCTGGTGCACTGACAGGAGTGCCGACTTTCGTTGTGAATGACAAATACAAAATTAACCTGAGAGAGCTGAGCAGTCAGGCTGAGCTGGATGAGCTGGTTAAACACTTACTAGAAAAATAA
- a CDS encoding thiol:disulfide interchange protein DsbA/DsbL produces the protein MFKSICAAALALLLPLMASAANFQEGKHYEVVAERGTKKPEVTEYFSFYCPACNNFESLIGEFKPKLDGDVKFKKSHVDFVGVRDPEIQQMMSNALATASVLPQKDKIVAAMFAHLHGKRGKFNEVADIKDLFVAQGVSAEKFDKLYKSFSVRTKAKKMKRSQEQMQDKGALTGVPTFIVNGKYKLILSRESGVTSPDDIAALINYLAKKS, from the coding sequence ATGTTTAAATCAATTTGCGCCGCAGCATTGGCGCTATTATTACCTTTGATGGCAAGCGCTGCCAATTTCCAAGAAGGTAAGCATTATGAGGTTGTCGCAGAGCGGGGCACCAAAAAGCCTGAAGTAACTGAGTACTTCTCGTTTTATTGTCCGGCCTGTAACAACTTTGAATCCTTAATTGGTGAGTTCAAACCAAAACTCGACGGCGACGTGAAATTCAAAAAAAGCCACGTTGACTTTGTCGGTGTACGTGACCCTGAGATCCAGCAGATGATGAGCAATGCGTTGGCGACGGCGTCTGTATTACCGCAAAAAGATAAGATCGTTGCGGCGATGTTTGCCCATTTGCACGGCAAGCGTGGTAAGTTCAACGAGGTTGCTGACATTAAAGACTTGTTTGTAGCTCAGGGCGTGTCTGCAGAGAAGTTTGATAAACTGTACAAGAGCTTCTCTGTACGCACTAAAGCGAAGAAAATGAAGCGCTCACAAGAGCAGATGCAAGACAAAGGCGCGCTGACGGGTGTACCGACTTTTATCGTCAACGGCAAATACAAGCTGATCTTGTCGCGTGAATCTGGCGTGACTTCACCGGACGACATTGCTGCTCTGATCAACTATCTGGCGAAAAAATCCTAA
- a CDS encoding serine/threonine protein kinase: MTDFSFQNLTPDLILDAVESVGIYPESGLLPLNSYENRVYQFRADDNRRYVAKFYRPERWQSEQIQEEHDFTLALQEAEVPVVAPLRVDGQSLFEHQGYRFCLFPSVGGRQFEMDNLDHLEMLGRYIGRLHSVAQQSEFVHRPAINVAGYLHQPRKDILASECLPETLRLAFTTVLDQVINKAEEKFTPFQQIRLHGDCHAGNILWSQEQLMIVDLDDCRQGPAVQDLWMMLSGDRQNQVMQLDTLLSGYEEFASFDTSELALIEPLRAMRMVHYMGWLAKRWHDPAFPRNFSWFATDKYWEQQILALKEQLAALDEAAISLYP; encoded by the coding sequence ATGACTGATTTCAGTTTTCAGAACTTAACGCCCGATCTGATCCTCGATGCTGTTGAAAGTGTAGGTATCTATCCCGAATCCGGATTGCTGCCACTCAACAGCTATGAGAATCGGGTTTATCAGTTTCGTGCTGATGATAACCGTCGTTATGTTGCCAAGTTTTATCGGCCCGAGCGTTGGCAGTCAGAACAGATCCAGGAAGAGCACGATTTCACACTGGCTCTGCAAGAAGCCGAAGTGCCCGTTGTCGCTCCGCTGCGTGTTGACGGACAAAGTTTGTTTGAGCATCAGGGCTATCGATTTTGTTTATTTCCGAGTGTCGGTGGTCGCCAGTTCGAAATGGATAACCTGGATCACCTGGAAATGTTAGGGCGCTACATTGGTCGTTTACACAGCGTTGCACAGCAAAGTGAGTTTGTGCACCGCCCCGCGATTAATGTTGCCGGTTACCTGCATCAACCACGCAAGGACATTTTGGCGTCTGAGTGTTTGCCTGAAACATTGCGGCTGGCGTTTACCACGGTGCTTGATCAGGTAATTAACAAAGCAGAAGAAAAATTCACACCATTCCAGCAGATCCGTTTGCATGGTGATTGTCATGCTGGCAATATTCTATGGTCTCAGGAACAGTTGATGATTGTGGACCTTGACGATTGTCGTCAGGGGCCCGCCGTTCAGGATCTCTGGATGATGCTAAGTGGTGACAGGCAGAATCAGGTCATGCAGCTTGATACCCTGTTATCCGGCTACGAAGAATTTGCCTCGTTCGATACGAGCGAACTGGCGTTAATTGAGCCGCTAAGAGCAATGCGTATGGTGCATTACATGGGGTGGCTGGCCAAACGTTGGCATGATCCGGCGTTTCCCCGGAACTTTTCGTGGTTTGCAACAGACAAATACTGGGAACAGCAGATCCTGGCGTTAAAAGAACAACTTGCCGCACTGGATGAAGCGGCGATCAGTCTTTATCCATAA